The Gemmatimonadaceae bacterium genome includes a window with the following:
- a CDS encoding DUF262 domain-containing protein — MSIRVEQSSQTISWFKDRLAEERLEFKPPFQRNPVWLDKHRAYLIDTALRGLPIPEVYIQKETDETGNTVYALVDGQQRIRALIDFTRGEVELMEGFTPGRGGDTWDDLTADEKKAFWNYRLVVREIEGASEADLRDLFQRLNQNTVTLNAQELRNARYKGDFIRTVTDLADQRFWAEQGIVTATEIRRMVDIEFMAELLVGLMHGPQNKKASLDGMFASYEAKVPDKQVWLKEFEAARALTELLVPDLRASRWRGKSDYYSLFLASAEINSTGGLLARKLKKAQVALGNFEKQVTARLSKDGSSRKVPRNVRRYVTAVEKAASDKDRRETRHRVLVDLLGQFQEGQA; from the coding sequence ATGTCCATACGCGTAGAGCAGTCAAGTCAAACCATAAGCTGGTTCAAAGATAGACTTGCCGAAGAGCGTCTCGAGTTCAAACCGCCATTTCAGAGAAATCCTGTGTGGTTGGACAAACACAGGGCGTACTTAATCGATACCGCCCTCCGAGGTCTACCGATCCCTGAAGTCTACATTCAGAAAGAGACCGATGAAACAGGCAATACTGTCTACGCGCTGGTCGATGGACAACAGAGAATACGAGCCCTCATCGATTTCACGCGGGGGGAGGTGGAATTGATGGAGGGGTTCACGCCAGGGCGCGGAGGAGACACATGGGATGATCTCACAGCCGATGAAAAGAAAGCCTTCTGGAATTATCGTCTTGTAGTCCGAGAGATTGAGGGAGCAAGTGAGGCTGACTTGCGTGATTTGTTCCAGAGACTTAATCAAAATACGGTAACGCTAAATGCCCAAGAGCTTCGAAACGCTAGGTACAAAGGGGATTTTATACGGACTGTCACCGACTTGGCTGATCAACGATTCTGGGCCGAACAGGGAATTGTGACCGCGACCGAAATTCGGCGAATGGTGGACATCGAGTTCATGGCAGAGTTGCTCGTCGGACTAATGCACGGACCGCAAAATAAGAAGGCCTCTCTCGACGGAATGTTTGCATCCTACGAGGCAAAAGTACCGGACAAGCAGGTTTGGCTTAAAGAGTTTGAAGCTGCGCGAGCATTAACTGAATTGCTCGTCCCTGATCTACGCGCATCTCGTTGGCGCGGTAAGAGCGACTACTATTCACTCTTCCTTGCATCGGCTGAGATCAACTCGACTGGAGGACTACTTGCTCGTAAACTTAAGAAGGCTCAGGTAGCACTCGGCAATTTCGAGAAACAGGTAACTGCTCGGTTATCCAAAGACGGCAGTTCGCGGAAGGTGCCTAGAAATGTCCGGCGTTATGTGACTGCAGTTGAGAAGGCAGCCTCGGACAAGGATAGGCGGGAAACCCGACACCGCGTTTTGGTCGATTTGCTGGGTCAATTCCAGGAAGGACAAGCCTAG
- a CDS encoding carboxylate-amine ligase, giving the protein MRAITSPDHEPRSPDALSETKHREIHAFSCSLLKKIELVKPEPGKPGSDRSVRALLPGKDALKANGVAEEYRVWIERTIDNHGAYLSPRDNNLLRSNLIEISTYIRMERRGQDVSVEMYRDLFTQELLELLFQQDDVFVMIRERSTLPYMAAKRRYWHSVPLTIGVEEEYQIVSRKNWALSPKADEVLRRADDAKHFSREVYQSQVEMKTDPLGDIPALANDLRRLREQLQSALPKNLAVVSAATHPFSTWNAQQPHHTPRTDLFVHDMQDAVRRLVTFGLHVHIGVDDPELRIQIMNSARQIIPLLLAVSSSSPYWEGRDTGFQSYRSSVFAVLPRTGIPPVFPNNHAFERYVNLLATTRSFDSKGSNDPTKIWWDVRLHPKYPTIEFRICDACSRIVDTVCIAALCQAVVAKLARLLHDGQTLRIQWKPIIEENKWRAARYGRRARFIDERTEREVTCRYAALELLDFVDDVLDDLGSRSEAHHILTILDKGTSSNRQTVEYRRNESLTDVVRLLAKEFTE; this is encoded by the coding sequence ATGCGCGCAATTACGTCGCCCGATCACGAGCCTCGCTCTCCTGACGCCCTTAGCGAAACCAAGCATCGTGAAATACACGCATTCTCGTGCAGCCTCCTCAAGAAAATTGAGCTGGTTAAGCCCGAGCCTGGAAAGCCCGGCTCTGACCGGAGTGTGCGAGCGTTGCTCCCCGGTAAAGATGCACTAAAAGCAAACGGGGTCGCTGAAGAATATCGAGTATGGATAGAGCGCACAATCGACAATCACGGCGCCTACTTGTCACCCAGAGACAACAATCTTCTCCGCTCCAACCTGATTGAAATTAGTACCTACATACGTATGGAACGGCGCGGGCAAGATGTCTCAGTCGAGATGTATCGAGATTTGTTCACACAAGAGCTGTTAGAACTGCTTTTCCAGCAGGACGATGTTTTTGTCATGATACGTGAGCGTAGCACACTTCCATATATGGCCGCAAAGCGTCGGTACTGGCATTCGGTTCCACTGACCATCGGGGTTGAAGAGGAATACCAGATTGTTTCAAGAAAAAACTGGGCGCTGAGCCCCAAGGCCGACGAGGTGCTCCGACGCGCTGATGATGCCAAGCATTTCAGCCGTGAAGTGTATCAATCTCAGGTAGAAATGAAGACAGATCCACTAGGCGATATTCCAGCGCTCGCGAATGATCTTCGCAGGTTGAGGGAGCAGCTTCAGAGCGCACTGCCTAAAAACCTAGCGGTTGTTTCTGCGGCAACACATCCGTTCTCCACATGGAATGCTCAACAGCCCCATCATACTCCCAGAACGGATCTGTTCGTGCACGATATGCAAGATGCCGTCCGCCGGTTGGTGACATTTGGGCTACACGTTCACATTGGAGTGGACGATCCGGAGCTTCGGATTCAGATCATGAATTCCGCTCGTCAAATAATCCCACTTCTTCTCGCAGTAAGTTCCAGCTCACCGTATTGGGAAGGCCGAGACACGGGATTTCAATCCTATCGCAGTTCAGTGTTCGCTGTACTTCCACGCACCGGCATTCCCCCAGTGTTTCCGAACAACCATGCCTTTGAACGCTACGTAAATCTTCTGGCCACCACGCGGTCGTTTGATAGCAAGGGATCCAATGATCCTACAAAGATTTGGTGGGACGTTCGTTTGCATCCCAAGTATCCGACAATCGAATTCCGCATCTGCGACGCCTGCTCCAGAATCGTCGACACCGTTTGTATCGCCGCTTTGTGTCAGGCTGTAGTGGCAAAACTGGCTCGATTGCTCCACGATGGTCAAACCCTGCGCATTCAATGGAAGCCAATCATCGAAGAGAATAAGTGGCGGGCGGCTAGATACGGCAGGCGGGCACGTTTTATTGATGAACGGACGGAGCGCGAAGTCACTTGCCGATACGCAGCTCTCGAGCTGCTGGACTTTGTCGACGACGTACTCGACGACCTCGGGTCACGTAGTGAGGCGCACCATATTTTAACAATATTGGATAAAGGAACAAGTTCGAATCGCCAAACGGTGGAATATCGCCGCAACGAAAGCCTCACCGATGTAGTTCGCCTTCTCGCGAAGGAGTTTACCGAGTAA
- a CDS encoding alanine--tRNA ligase-related protein: MFNYSTSATIEAVQIDATGTWLVLDRTIFYPQGGGQPSDTGFITANDFRFAVRQVRYADGQVQHIGNIVQGEPTAGLSVMLNVDPARREENSRLQSGGHLILNAMANADQPFVATKGYHFPDGPYVEFDGIVPENERDTLTAQLQTEVDRLIALDLPVVARIVRPDELQSLCRNVPANVPMDKPSRIVIIDGFAQPCGGTHVLTLGKLAGMRIEKVRAKKGVTRVSYSFPRTVQ, translated from the coding sequence ATGTTTAACTATTCAACGTCTGCGACGATTGAAGCAGTTCAAATTGATGCCACAGGTACGTGGCTGGTGCTCGATCGCACGATCTTCTATCCTCAGGGAGGGGGTCAGCCGTCGGATACCGGTTTTATCACGGCCAACGATTTCCGATTCGCCGTCCGTCAAGTCCGCTACGCAGATGGGCAAGTGCAGCATATCGGGAATATTGTACAAGGAGAACCGACTGCAGGGCTTTCCGTTATGCTGAATGTGGACCCGGCGCGTCGCGAAGAGAATTCGCGACTGCAGTCAGGTGGCCATCTCATCCTCAATGCGATGGCCAACGCAGATCAACCTTTCGTGGCGACTAAAGGGTATCACTTTCCAGACGGTCCATACGTTGAGTTTGATGGCATCGTTCCAGAAAACGAGCGCGACACACTCACTGCCCAGCTACAAACAGAGGTTGACAGGCTGATCGCTCTCGATCTGCCGGTCGTTGCCCGCATCGTTCGCCCAGACGAACTCCAAAGTCTTTGTCGAAACGTGCCTGCAAATGTTCCGATGGACAAACCCAGCCGGATAGTAATAATCGACGGTTTCGCTCAACCATGTGGCGGCACTCACGTCCTCACACTTGGGAAACTCGCCGGCATGCGGATTGAAAAGGTCCGAGCAAAGAAGGGGGTCACACGAGTGTCTTATTCGTTCCCGCGCACCGTCCAATAG
- a CDS encoding FAD-dependent oxidoreductase encodes MGVGETANVLDFAIIGAGCAGSYAAWRLANAPESELTEHLGGESRAASIRLFESSGRVGGRLLTIKVPGSSHLAELGGMRFTSNQLLFRGLIQKIGERERSFDFETSFMYLRGRRLPSSIMSSGVCEACKGPTGFPYLLSDGEPYDPIRLAKLAILSGLLDITFDHPSGAVTKANQESAREKLRSLSSADGDRDLRLDRLNRLFLSAREWAAVKRTGRIDNKPLYELGFWNLLQKYLSNEGFLLVHDALGYESILANWNAADAIPWFLSDFGVDYLTVDSGMARIPRALVASFSGESGDAFCDRHSLKTVERVSADDRPALQLSFDSGQSVVARNVILALPKYALKQLEFKITSNSSMAAFHERLEDVTAHPLFKLFLGYERAWWERAEALGKPSGRTTTDLPIRQVYYFERPPEQPSVRRIVMASYSDEHYVDFWRPLHKRASKPIYRSVDNLSADEEDNLEAFGASHAMAESAHRQIAQLSPAVQDIPEPYVALVKDWTEAPFGGGWHSWNVHVKSWESIEALVQPFGDVNLFVCGEAYSSEQGWVEGALKSAELVLDKLGISPPAWIDQAEYSRLHCIDYRDYIRD; translated from the coding sequence GTGGGAGTCGGCGAAACGGCTAACGTTCTTGATTTTGCGATCATAGGTGCCGGGTGCGCAGGCAGTTATGCGGCTTGGAGATTGGCTAACGCCCCTGAGAGTGAACTCACGGAGCACCTCGGCGGGGAGTCACGTGCTGCATCAATTCGGCTCTTCGAGTCAAGCGGCCGGGTTGGCGGTCGGCTCTTGACGATAAAGGTCCCCGGCAGCTCGCACTTGGCTGAGTTGGGCGGAATGCGGTTTACTAGCAATCAATTGTTGTTTCGTGGTCTGATACAAAAGATTGGTGAGCGCGAACGCTCCTTCGATTTTGAGACGTCGTTCATGTATCTACGCGGGCGTCGCCTTCCTTCATCTATCATGTCAAGCGGCGTGTGCGAAGCATGCAAGGGTCCGACGGGTTTTCCATATCTCTTATCAGACGGCGAGCCCTATGATCCGATCCGACTCGCCAAACTCGCAATTCTGTCGGGCTTGCTGGACATCACTTTCGACCACCCTAGCGGAGCTGTGACAAAAGCGAATCAGGAATCAGCGCGTGAGAAACTCCGCTCGTTGAGTTCTGCCGACGGGGATCGTGACCTGAGATTGGACCGATTAAACCGCCTCTTCTTGTCAGCCCGCGAATGGGCTGCAGTGAAGCGTACCGGGAGAATTGATAACAAACCCCTGTATGAGCTCGGCTTCTGGAACTTACTCCAGAAATACCTGAGCAACGAAGGATTTCTCTTAGTACATGACGCCCTTGGATACGAATCCATTCTTGCAAATTGGAATGCGGCGGACGCGATTCCCTGGTTCTTGTCAGATTTCGGGGTGGATTATCTAACGGTCGATAGCGGAATGGCTCGTATTCCAAGAGCGCTTGTCGCGTCATTCAGCGGGGAAAGCGGCGATGCATTTTGCGATCGCCACTCGCTTAAGACGGTTGAGCGAGTGTCTGCAGATGACCGGCCCGCGCTACAGCTCTCGTTTGATTCGGGGCAGTCCGTGGTTGCTAGAAACGTTATTCTGGCTTTGCCAAAGTACGCTTTGAAACAGTTAGAGTTTAAGATCACGTCGAATAGTTCCATGGCGGCGTTTCACGAGCGCTTGGAAGACGTGACTGCGCACCCCCTTTTTAAATTGTTTTTGGGATATGAGAGGGCATGGTGGGAGCGAGCAGAAGCATTAGGCAAGCCGTCAGGCCGCACAACTACGGATCTTCCGATCCGTCAAGTTTACTACTTCGAACGCCCTCCCGAGCAACCTTCGGTTCGCAGGATTGTGATGGCGAGCTATAGCGATGAGCACTACGTTGATTTTTGGAGGCCATTGCACAAACGTGCTTCCAAGCCGATCTATCGGTCGGTCGATAATCTGTCTGCAGATGAAGAAGACAACTTGGAGGCGTTTGGCGCGTCACATGCCATGGCCGAGAGCGCACATCGACAGATCGCCCAGCTAAGTCCCGCGGTTCAAGATATTCCGGAGCCGTATGTTGCACTCGTAAAAGATTGGACTGAAGCTCCATTCGGGGGCGGCTGGCACTCCTGGAATGTTCATGTCAAATCTTGGGAGTCCATAGAAGCACTCGTTCAGCCCTTCGGTGATGTCAACTTGTTCGTGTGCGGTGAGGCATATTCGTCCGAGCAGGGCTGGGTTGAGGGCGCGCTCAAGTCCGCTGAGCTGGTATTAGACAAACTGGGCATCTCTCCACCGGCTTGGATCGATCAGGCTGAGTACTCTCGCCTTCATTGCATTGACTACCGCGACTACATCCGAGATTGA
- a CDS encoding Fic family protein codes for MAEPELNELVRLSSERFETPTILKRLAGATRQLAELKGVAQSIPNQAILINTLGLREAKDSSAIENIVTTHDELFRDDAFPAEATGTAAKEVLRYRQALKVGFDAVQESGLLTVSHILNIQETLEGNRAGLRKVPGTVLKDPAGRIVYTPPQHAETIKDLMTDLERFINDDGAFDADPLIKMAILHHQFESIHPFYDGNGRTGRIVNVLYLVQKSLLDIPVLYLSRYIVRTKAEYYRLLQKVRDKDAWEEWVLYMLEGVEVTARDAILTIRRISSALLLTKHQIRGRYKFYSQDLINNLFMHPYTKIQFLERDLGVTRITATRYLDELAAGGFLRKEKIGRTNYYMNVALLEILTGDSMVAGGN; via the coding sequence ATGGCCGAACCTGAACTAAATGAATTAGTTCGCCTGTCCAGCGAGCGATTCGAAACCCCCACGATTCTGAAACGACTCGCTGGGGCGACGCGCCAGCTTGCCGAGCTCAAGGGGGTGGCCCAATCCATCCCCAACCAGGCGATACTGATCAATACCCTCGGCCTTCGCGAGGCAAAGGACAGCTCGGCTATCGAAAACATCGTCACGACCCATGACGAGCTCTTTCGGGACGACGCCTTTCCGGCCGAGGCAACCGGGACTGCGGCCAAGGAAGTGCTGCGATACCGGCAAGCTTTGAAGGTAGGCTTCGACGCGGTTCAGGAGAGTGGCCTGCTGACTGTCAGCCACATCTTGAATATTCAAGAGACTCTCGAAGGGAACAGGGCTGGTCTTCGAAAAGTTCCAGGGACTGTTCTTAAGGATCCCGCCGGACGGATCGTCTATACACCGCCCCAGCATGCCGAAACTATCAAGGATCTCATGACTGATCTCGAGCGTTTCATCAACGATGATGGAGCGTTCGATGCCGATCCTCTCATCAAGATGGCAATCCTGCACCACCAGTTCGAGAGCATTCACCCCTTCTACGATGGCAATGGACGCACTGGTCGGATTGTGAACGTTCTTTACCTGGTGCAGAAGAGCCTTCTCGACATTCCGGTGCTTTACCTCAGCCGGTACATCGTCAGGACCAAAGCAGAGTATTATCGGCTGCTACAGAAGGTGCGGGACAAAGATGCGTGGGAGGAATGGGTGCTCTACATGCTGGAGGGCGTCGAGGTCACTGCGCGTGATGCAATATTGACCATACGACGAATTTCCTCAGCGCTTCTGTTGACAAAGCATCAGATACGAGGAAGGTACAAATTCTACAGCCAGGATCTGATCAACAATCTTTTTATGCATCCTTACACAAAGATTCAATTCCTCGAGCGCGATCTCGGCGTCACACGGATCACGGCGACCAGATATCTCGATGAGCTCGCGGCAGGGGGATTTCTCCGAAAGGAGAAGATCGGGCGGACCAACTACTATATGAATGTAGCTCTGCTCGAAATTCTTACTGGAGACTCGATGGTGGCGGGTGGGAATTGA